One genomic window of Actinoplanes lobatus includes the following:
- a CDS encoding CaiB/BaiF CoA transferase family protein, which produces MDDDRPLHGIRVLDLTNVLAGPYCSYQLMLLGAEIVKIERPGNGDLARSLGPEPALNRAALGASFLAQNAGKKSVELDLKDTGDRTVFESLVHEADVLLENFRAGVLDRLGYGWEVLHRLNPRLIYCAISGFGQTGPMRHAPAYDQIIQGLSGMMSVTGTPDTAPLRVGFPVSDTVGGLVAALSISAALAGRTRTGKGVALDVSMLETSLSAMGWAMSNYLVSGVPPEPMGDQNATAAPSGTFHAADGPLNIAANRQEQFETLCRLIGRPDLATDERFAEREARKQHRAALNDEIDTALRRRPAGEWETLLAAAGVPAARILTVAQAAQLDQLRDRGFFTDLEFPAHPGRTLRVSGNGVLVDGVPMRPPAPPPLLGEHNAEFKEVAAP; this is translated from the coding sequence ATGGATGACGACCGACCCCTGCACGGCATCCGGGTCCTCGACCTGACCAACGTCCTGGCCGGCCCCTATTGCAGCTACCAGCTGATGCTCCTCGGGGCCGAGATCGTCAAGATCGAACGACCCGGCAACGGGGATCTGGCCCGTTCCCTCGGCCCCGAACCCGCGCTCAACCGTGCTGCCCTCGGCGCCTCGTTCCTCGCCCAGAACGCCGGCAAGAAGTCCGTCGAACTGGACCTGAAGGACACCGGCGACCGCACCGTCTTCGAGAGCCTCGTCCACGAGGCCGACGTCCTGCTGGAAAACTTCCGCGCCGGCGTACTGGACCGCCTCGGCTATGGCTGGGAGGTCCTGCACCGGCTCAACCCACGGCTGATCTACTGCGCCATCTCCGGATTCGGCCAGACCGGGCCGATGCGCCACGCGCCCGCCTACGACCAGATCATCCAGGGCCTGTCCGGGATGATGAGCGTCACCGGCACTCCGGATACCGCGCCGCTGCGGGTCGGCTTCCCCGTCTCGGACACCGTCGGTGGACTCGTCGCGGCACTGTCCATCTCGGCGGCACTGGCCGGGCGTACCCGTACCGGAAAAGGGGTCGCCCTTGATGTGTCCATGCTCGAGACATCGCTGTCGGCGATGGGCTGGGCCATGTCGAACTACCTGGTCAGCGGGGTTCCGCCGGAGCCCATGGGCGACCAGAACGCGACCGCGGCGCCGTCGGGCACCTTCCACGCCGCCGACGGGCCGCTCAACATCGCCGCCAACCGGCAGGAACAGTTCGAGACCCTGTGCCGGCTGATCGGACGGCCTGACCTGGCCACCGACGAACGGTTCGCCGAACGGGAGGCCCGCAAACAGCACCGGGCGGCACTCAACGACGAGATCGACACCGCGCTCCGGCGGCGGCCCGCGGGGGAATGGGAGACCCTGCTGGCCGCCGCCGGTGTTCCCGCCGCCCGGATCCTGACCGTCGCACAGGCCGCCCAGCTCGACCAACTGCGCGACCGCGGCTTCTTCACCGACCTGGAGTTCCCCGCACATCCCGGCCGCACCCTGCGGGTCAGCGGCAACGGTGTCCTCGTCGACGGCGTACCGATGCGCCCACCGGCACCGCCGCCGCTACTGGGAGAGCACAACGCCGAGTTCAAGGAGGTGGCCGCGCCGTGA
- a CDS encoding ThuA domain-containing protein has product MSFTRLHPLLAAALTAALTAAVILVGSAVLRPAAGPSPSGAGPDSSARNLGRVEYGVCRGPDPSCYHDWGNFDPATDGYRVLVYSRTAGPRHAHLGPVLAAGLNPPLTAANAAQSGLVELGADNGFAVDWTEDVTQLNSPARLFRYNAVIFMSTTRDALDDPAQTALRQYIRGGGGFVGIHNAFGTEYNWEWYEGLLGGTNYYDHGRNQPGTVVTTSRRDASTAGLPGRWDFTDEWYNLVPFPTGVRILATVDEATLPDGATGGSGHPGHGRNHPVSWCQYYDGGRSWVTTLGHEVAAWNTDGTYFKAHVLGGIESAMGRKPFCR; this is encoded by the coding sequence ATGTCCTTCACGAGACTCCACCCGCTGCTCGCCGCAGCCCTGACCGCAGCCCTGACCGCAGCCGTGATCCTGGTCGGCAGCGCCGTCCTGCGCCCGGCGGCCGGCCCCTCGCCGTCGGGCGCAGGACCCGACAGCTCCGCCCGGAACCTCGGCCGCGTCGAATACGGCGTCTGCCGCGGCCCCGACCCCTCCTGCTACCACGACTGGGGCAACTTCGACCCGGCCACCGACGGGTACCGGGTGCTGGTCTACAGCCGTACCGCCGGGCCCCGCCACGCCCATCTCGGCCCGGTGCTCGCCGCCGGCCTCAACCCACCGCTGACCGCGGCGAACGCCGCCCAGAGCGGACTCGTCGAACTCGGTGCCGACAACGGGTTCGCGGTCGACTGGACCGAGGACGTCACCCAGCTCAACTCCCCCGCCCGGCTCTTCCGCTACAACGCGGTCATCTTCATGAGCACCACCCGCGACGCGCTCGACGACCCCGCACAGACCGCGCTACGGCAATACATCCGGGGCGGCGGCGGGTTCGTCGGCATTCACAACGCCTTCGGTACGGAATACAACTGGGAATGGTACGAAGGACTGCTCGGCGGCACCAACTACTACGACCACGGCCGTAACCAGCCCGGCACCGTCGTCACCACCAGCCGCCGCGACGCCTCCACGGCCGGGTTGCCGGGCCGCTGGGACTTCACCGACGAGTGGTACAACCTGGTCCCGTTCCCCACCGGCGTGCGTATCCTCGCCACGGTCGACGAGGCCACTCTGCCCGACGGCGCGACCGGCGGCAGCGGCCATCCCGGCCACGGACGTAACCACCCGGTCTCGTGGTGCCAGTACTACGACGGCGGCCGCTCGTGGGTGACCACTCTCGGCCACGAGGTGGCAGCGTGGAACACCGACGGCACGTATTTCAAGGCGCATGTCCTCGGTGGCATCGAATCAGCCATGGGCCGCAAACCCTTCTGCCGGTAG
- a CDS encoding citryl-CoA lyase gives MTVEDVADWWGTAVSRVAPNVIELRGRPVQDLIGTTSFAGIIWLMLRGEPPAPAQERLLEAALVSSVDHGPHAPSIAVARMAATCGVGLNNAVATGVNLLGDVHGGAGEQCLTLLREIHDRDAATVIASWQARSKYLPGFGHRFHTLDPRREPLLNLVEQAVTDGTVDGHHLRAARAVEELIHPVPINIDGCTAVVYGELGFPPPLARGLFVLSRSVGILAHAWEETGQGRRNKGPMPPSILPTTLHGDA, from the coding sequence GTGACCGTCGAGGACGTCGCCGACTGGTGGGGCACCGCCGTCTCCCGCGTCGCACCGAACGTCATCGAACTGCGCGGGCGACCGGTCCAGGACCTGATCGGCACCACCTCCTTCGCCGGGATCATCTGGCTGATGCTGCGCGGAGAACCACCGGCGCCCGCGCAGGAGCGGCTCCTCGAAGCGGCACTCGTGTCATCGGTGGACCACGGGCCGCACGCGCCGTCGATCGCGGTCGCCCGGATGGCCGCCACCTGCGGAGTCGGCCTCAACAACGCCGTGGCGACCGGAGTGAACCTGCTCGGTGACGTGCACGGGGGCGCCGGTGAGCAGTGCCTGACACTGCTGCGGGAGATCCACGACCGCGACGCCGCCACGGTGATCGCCTCCTGGCAGGCCCGGTCGAAGTACCTGCCCGGGTTCGGCCACCGTTTCCACACCCTCGACCCGCGCCGCGAACCTCTGCTCAACCTGGTCGAACAGGCTGTCACCGACGGCACCGTCGACGGCCACCACCTGCGCGCCGCCCGCGCCGTCGAAGAACTGATCCACCCGGTGCCGATCAACATCGACGGCTGCACGGCGGTCGTCTACGGCGAACTCGGCTTTCCACCGCCGCTGGCTCGCGGTCTGTTCGTGCTCAGCCGCAGCGTCGGCATCCTCGCCCACGCCTGGGAGGAGACCGGCCAGGGCCGCCGCAACAAAGGACCGATGCCACCGTCGATCCTGCCCACCACCCTCCACGGAGACGCCTGA
- a CDS encoding right-handed parallel beta-helix repeat-containing protein, translating into MRTMRNVLAASAVAAVGAVLLAAPASAATVVVSNVTDLSNAIKNATAGTVIQVRAGTYYPTATLQSTANGTSSAPVTLTAYGSEVVKISGSSLPSGSWIFKLTADYWNVSNITFQDSPDSAVVCQSCTGTNWNNIKTINGGDSGFTLTGADTINNTVKNIDSYGHYDAAEHGENADGIAVKYGSGTGNLITGARLYNNSDDGIDLWSFSSPVTIEHTWSFGNGKNRWSDSAFAGDGNGYKLGGDGETVAHVVNNSAAWDNAGNGFTENSNKGAIVINRTTAYANGSWGYYFATGAAKLGKNLAVSNGSGLVNKGSSVTSSGNNWDSGISTPSFISTNATTTYNARSSSGTLPATTFLTTGSSTIGATMN; encoded by the coding sequence ATGAGAACCATGCGGAATGTTCTCGCCGCATCCGCTGTCGCCGCTGTCGGAGCCGTCCTGCTCGCCGCCCCGGCGTCGGCGGCCACCGTGGTCGTCAGCAACGTGACGGATCTGTCCAACGCCATCAAGAACGCCACCGCCGGCACCGTCATCCAGGTCCGCGCCGGTACGTACTACCCGACGGCCACCCTGCAGTCCACGGCCAACGGCACCTCGTCCGCGCCGGTGACGCTCACCGCGTACGGTAGCGAGGTTGTGAAGATCTCTGGTTCGAGTCTGCCCAGCGGCTCCTGGATCTTCAAGCTGACCGCCGACTACTGGAACGTCTCCAACATCACCTTCCAGGACTCCCCGGACAGCGCGGTGGTCTGCCAGTCGTGCACCGGCACGAACTGGAACAACATCAAGACGATCAACGGCGGCGACTCCGGCTTCACGCTCACCGGCGCCGACACGATCAACAACACGGTCAAGAACATCGATTCGTACGGTCATTACGACGCCGCCGAGCACGGGGAGAACGCCGACGGTATCGCCGTCAAGTACGGTTCCGGCACCGGCAACCTGATCACCGGCGCCCGCCTGTACAACAACTCCGACGACGGCATCGACCTGTGGTCGTTCTCCTCACCGGTCACCATCGAGCACACCTGGTCGTTCGGCAACGGCAAGAACCGCTGGAGCGACTCCGCCTTCGCCGGCGACGGCAACGGCTACAAGCTCGGCGGCGACGGCGAGACCGTGGCGCACGTGGTGAACAACTCGGCGGCCTGGGACAACGCGGGCAACGGATTCACCGAGAACTCCAACAAGGGCGCGATCGTCATCAACCGCACCACCGCCTACGCCAACGGCAGCTGGGGCTACTACTTCGCCACCGGCGCGGCGAAACTCGGCAAGAACCTCGCCGTGAGCAACGGCAGCGGCCTGGTGAACAAGGGCTCCTCGGTCACCTCGTCCGGCAACAACTGGGACAGCGGCATCAGCACCCCGTCGTTCATCTCCACCAACGCTACGACCACGTACAACGCCCGCTCGTCCAGCGGCACCCTGCCCGCCACCACATTCCTGACCACAGGCAGCAGCACCATCGGCGCCACCATGAACTGA
- a CDS encoding TIM barrel protein, whose protein sequence is MLIAEHDNAHDRIDTPGGSPRLSIATACLSGTIEDKLAAAAAAGFDGIEIFENDLIASAWSPARIRQECARRGLTIEAYQPFRDFEAVPARRLRANLRRADRKLDVLEQLGAKTLLVCSSESPDAVDDDDLAAAHLHELAERAQRRGVRIAYEAQSWGRHVNTSAHAWQIVRRADHRALGLCLDSFHVLSRDEDPAQIAVIPAAKVFHLQLADAPRLKMDVAEWSRHHRFFPGLGSFDLTGFVARILAAGYDGPLSLEAYNDISCQADPRHAAIDGMRSLLTLIPSAGLPAAPRLGGHVFTELAVDDTSGPAVERTLTALGFLRTGRHRSKPVHLWEQGDARVLLNFAPQRRVDPGAAVICALAVESDDPARSAQRADRLLAPVLPRARQPEEADLTSVAAPDGTAVFFCRPGTDGGWRGDFTPTGVVARTDGLVTATDHIALTESVDDFDQVALFYRSVLGLRSGPATELAAPFGLLRSRSATDTEHGVRITLNTAPLRRGIWAPGIPNPQHVAFASDDVIAAARSMRELGAPVLRIPDNYYDDLDARLAPPPELLAVLREHSILYDSDACGEYLHFYTQMLGSRLFFEVVQRIGDYTGYGSPGTVAVRMAAHRHRRLRDLRDTGSHPHDYSLAHLTALSLSPPELVEAAASAGYRYVGIRLTRVTPHEPHYPLATDPALMRTTKVRLAATGVEVLDIELARIGPDEDPRDFQRFLEAGAELGARHVITQLPDPDRARKVDRFARLCEMARPLGLTVDLEFPSWTETPDLTEAARVLRAAGQPNGGMLIDLLHFARSGSSVADLRELPAEWFHFAHVCDAPAAIPATSEGLIHTARFERLYPGDGGIDLDGILAALPPGLPYALEIPRAQTVAQVGAKEHARLALAAARGRLDQVASAAA, encoded by the coding sequence GTGCTCATCGCCGAACATGACAATGCCCACGACCGGATCGACACGCCGGGCGGCAGTCCCCGGCTGTCCATCGCCACCGCCTGCCTCTCCGGGACGATCGAGGACAAGTTGGCCGCCGCCGCCGCGGCCGGGTTCGACGGGATCGAGATCTTCGAGAACGACCTGATCGCCTCGGCCTGGTCGCCGGCCCGGATCCGGCAGGAGTGCGCCCGCCGGGGCCTGACGATCGAGGCGTACCAGCCGTTTCGTGACTTCGAGGCGGTCCCGGCCCGGCGGTTGCGGGCCAACCTGCGCCGGGCCGACCGCAAGCTCGACGTCCTTGAACAGCTCGGCGCGAAGACCCTGCTGGTTTGCTCGTCGGAGTCACCGGATGCCGTGGACGACGACGATCTGGCCGCCGCGCACCTGCACGAGCTGGCCGAGCGGGCCCAGCGCCGCGGCGTGCGGATCGCCTATGAGGCCCAGTCATGGGGCCGGCACGTGAACACGTCGGCCCACGCGTGGCAGATCGTGCGCCGCGCCGACCATCGTGCGCTCGGTCTGTGCCTGGACAGCTTCCACGTGCTGTCGCGTGACGAGGACCCGGCACAGATCGCGGTGATTCCCGCCGCCAAGGTGTTCCACCTGCAACTGGCCGACGCACCCCGGTTGAAGATGGACGTCGCCGAGTGGAGCCGTCACCACCGGTTCTTTCCCGGCCTGGGCTCCTTCGACCTGACCGGGTTCGTCGCCCGGATCCTCGCCGCCGGCTACGACGGGCCGCTGTCGCTGGAGGCGTACAACGACATCTCCTGCCAGGCCGACCCCCGGCATGCCGCGATCGACGGCATGCGCTCGTTGTTGACCCTGATTCCGTCGGCCGGTCTGCCCGCGGCTCCGCGGCTGGGCGGGCACGTCTTCACCGAGCTGGCCGTCGACGACACCTCCGGCCCGGCTGTCGAAAGGACCCTGACGGCGCTTGGTTTCCTCCGTACCGGGCGGCACCGCTCCAAGCCGGTTCACCTGTGGGAACAGGGTGATGCCCGGGTGCTGCTCAACTTCGCGCCGCAGCGACGGGTGGATCCGGGCGCCGCGGTGATCTGCGCCCTGGCCGTGGAGAGCGACGACCCGGCCCGGTCGGCGCAACGCGCGGACCGGCTGCTGGCGCCGGTGCTGCCCCGGGCCCGGCAGCCGGAAGAAGCGGACCTGACCTCGGTGGCCGCCCCCGACGGCACCGCCGTGTTCTTCTGCCGCCCCGGCACCGATGGCGGCTGGCGCGGCGACTTCACTCCGACCGGTGTGGTGGCGCGCACGGACGGCCTGGTCACCGCTACCGACCACATCGCGCTCACCGAGTCCGTCGACGACTTCGACCAGGTGGCGCTCTTCTACCGATCGGTCCTCGGCCTGCGGTCCGGGCCGGCGACGGAGCTGGCGGCACCGTTCGGGCTGCTGCGCAGCCGGTCGGCGACAGACACCGAGCACGGCGTACGGATAACCCTCAACACCGCACCCCTGCGCCGTGGCATCTGGGCGCCGGGCATCCCGAACCCGCAGCATGTGGCGTTTGCCAGCGACGACGTGATCGCCGCCGCCCGGTCGATGCGGGAGCTGGGCGCCCCGGTGCTGCGAATCCCTGACAACTATTACGACGACCTGGATGCCCGCCTCGCGCCGCCGCCGGAGCTGCTGGCCGTGCTGCGCGAGCACTCGATTCTGTACGACAGCGACGCCTGCGGTGAGTACCTGCACTTCTACACGCAGATGCTCGGCTCTCGGCTGTTCTTCGAGGTGGTGCAGCGCATCGGCGACTACACCGGTTACGGGTCGCCGGGCACGGTCGCGGTGCGGATGGCCGCCCACCGGCACCGCCGGCTGCGGGACCTGCGTGACACCGGCAGCCACCCGCACGACTACTCCCTGGCCCATCTGACCGCGCTGAGCCTCTCCCCGCCGGAACTGGTGGAGGCCGCGGCATCCGCCGGATACCGGTATGTAGGAATCCGGCTGACCCGGGTCACACCGCATGAACCGCACTATCCGCTCGCGACCGATCCCGCCCTGATGCGCACCACGAAGGTGCGCCTCGCGGCCACCGGCGTGGAGGTTCTCGACATCGAGCTGGCCCGGATCGGCCCGGACGAGGACCCCCGCGACTTCCAGCGCTTCCTGGAAGCGGGCGCGGAGCTCGGCGCCCGGCACGTCATCACCCAGCTCCCGGATCCGGACCGGGCCCGCAAGGTGGACCGCTTCGCGCGCCTGTGCGAGATGGCCCGACCGCTCGGCCTGACCGTCGACCTGGAGTTCCCGTCGTGGACCGAGACCCCGGACCTGACCGAGGCGGCCCGGGTGCTGCGGGCCGCCGGGCAGCCCAACGGCGGCATGCTGATCGACCTGCTGCACTTCGCCCGTTCCGGGTCCAGCGTCGCCGACCTGCGGGAACTGCCCGCGGAGTGGTTCCACTTCGCACATGTCTGCGACGCGCCCGCGGCGATCCCGGCGACCAGCGAGGGGCTGATCCACACCGCCCGCTTCGAGCGTCTGTATCCGGGCGACGGCGGGATCGACCTGGACGGCATTCTGGCCGCGTTGCCACCCGGTCTGCCGTACGCGCTGGAGATTCCCCGGGCCCAGACGGTGGCCCAGGTCGGCGCGAAGGAACACGCCCGCCTGGCGCTGGCCGCGGCTCGCGGCCGTCTCGACCAGGTAGCGTCGGCAGCGGCCTGA
- a CDS encoding RNA-guided endonuclease InsQ/TnpB family protein, translating to MDETVRYTYRLRPGRIAEAALLGEWGRCRWLWNEAVHQQRTRRKPTFGKLSKLLTEARSRNAWLQAGSQVAQQQTLRTYGAALNHWFTVKGRGRPKVKRLKDALPSLEYTTRGFSIQGGRLRLPGRVTIPVVWSRELPCDPSSVRVYRDGLGHWYASFVIRRDTIDTPGADLPGIGVDWGVTTTAATTNPRFDLPHLGHRKRCAAELAKAQRRMARRRRPKGRPQSKGYQTAKRQAARIAKRAARQNTYDARVWAKNVTEHHSLIAVEDFKPKFLAKSRMAGKAADAAIGACKRELVERGMRAGRKVVLVPPAYTTMTCSACGERANHRLGLGVRVFECAACGYTADRDLNAARTILATAERDRASADDVRHLIASYRDGGSGAVRAGNPGPGPGGKSPGFIRGDR from the coding sequence GTGGATGAGACGGTGCGTTACACCTACCGCCTGCGGCCCGGCCGCATCGCGGAGGCCGCACTTCTCGGCGAGTGGGGTCGCTGCCGGTGGCTGTGGAACGAAGCCGTCCACCAGCAGAGGACTCGCCGCAAGCCGACGTTCGGCAAGCTGTCCAAGCTGCTGACCGAGGCTCGGAGCCGTAACGCCTGGCTGCAGGCCGGGTCGCAGGTCGCCCAGCAGCAGACGCTGCGCACCTACGGGGCGGCCCTGAACCATTGGTTCACGGTGAAGGGGCGGGGCCGTCCGAAGGTCAAGCGGCTCAAGGACGCGTTGCCGAGTTTGGAGTACACGACTCGGGGCTTCTCGATCCAGGGCGGTCGGCTTCGCCTGCCGGGTAGGGTCACGATCCCGGTCGTGTGGTCCCGGGAGCTGCCGTGCGACCCGTCCAGCGTGCGGGTCTACCGCGACGGCCTCGGGCATTGGTACGCCTCGTTCGTAATCCGTCGGGACACGATCGACACACCCGGGGCGGACCTGCCCGGTATCGGCGTCGACTGGGGCGTAACCACGACCGCCGCCACCACCAACCCCCGGTTCGACCTGCCGCACCTCGGCCACCGCAAACGGTGCGCGGCTGAACTGGCCAAGGCGCAGCGCAGGATGGCTCGCCGCCGCCGGCCGAAGGGCCGGCCGCAGTCGAAGGGCTACCAGACCGCGAAACGGCAGGCCGCCCGGATCGCGAAGAGGGCGGCTCGGCAGAACACCTACGACGCCCGTGTCTGGGCGAAGAACGTCACCGAGCATCACAGCCTGATCGCTGTGGAGGACTTCAAGCCGAAGTTCCTCGCCAAGTCGCGGATGGCCGGTAAGGCCGCTGACGCGGCGATCGGCGCGTGCAAGCGGGAACTTGTCGAGCGTGGCATGCGGGCGGGCCGGAAGGTGGTGCTGGTGCCGCCCGCCTACACCACGATGACCTGCTCCGCGTGCGGCGAGAGAGCCAATCACCGCCTCGGACTGGGCGTAAGAGTCTTCGAGTGCGCGGCCTGCGGCTACACCGCAGACCGTGACCTCAACGCCGCGAGGACGATCCTCGCCACGGCTGAACGCGACCGTGCCAGTGCCGACGACGTGAGACATCTGATCGCCTCCTACCGGGATGGTGGATCAGGTGCGGTCCGAGCTGGGAATCCAGGGCCTGGCCCCGGAGGGAAATCCCCCGGATTCATCCGTGGGGATCGTTAA
- a CDS encoding GGDEF domain-containing protein, whose translation MAGVLVVTFLLWPDHLRHLPFLLVALGALPCVVVALRRAAPGERLSWWLLLGAILLYNVGNSIWAWLVIVEGRVTGDGTVAGVFLTGGGVLVLCAALVVVVQRGRRDIGGLIDSVVTALALTGLFWDSLLFPALAGQHVTTSREIVVFVNVFVMAGTMGALLRISLVGPGEKAPVRLLTGAVGLGLLGNVVGALAYDPSTGARASWTDMVYLAAYALLGCAALHPGAGAVTAPGEPPADRLSRRRLLILGLMVGLAPLTVGIRGLLGLPIDGLILAFTSVSIVPLVMIRIERLSSARDEAQQALVSLATRDGLTGLPNRAAGEEHITTELRRGPGGLAVLFCDLDGFKPVNDRLGHAAGDRLLAAVADRLRGCVRQGDLVFRLGGDEFVIVCRGVDALDEICARIRAVVSTPFPVGGQVRIGVSAGYAVARDSDTANDLIGRADLAMYEAKRTKRVGSLSVAAA comes from the coding sequence ATGGCCGGTGTCCTGGTCGTGACCTTTCTTCTCTGGCCCGACCACCTGCGGCATCTCCCGTTTCTGCTGGTGGCGCTGGGCGCGCTGCCGTGCGTGGTGGTGGCCCTTCGGCGGGCCGCGCCGGGCGAGCGACTCTCGTGGTGGCTGTTGCTCGGTGCGATCCTGCTCTACAACGTCGGCAACAGCATCTGGGCTTGGCTGGTGATCGTCGAGGGCCGGGTGACCGGTGACGGCACCGTCGCCGGGGTCTTCCTGACCGGCGGCGGAGTTCTGGTGCTGTGTGCGGCGCTGGTCGTGGTGGTGCAGCGGGGCCGGCGCGACATCGGCGGGCTGATCGACTCGGTGGTCACCGCCCTGGCCCTGACCGGCCTGTTCTGGGACTCGCTCCTGTTCCCCGCGCTGGCCGGTCAGCACGTGACGACCAGCCGGGAGATCGTCGTCTTCGTCAACGTCTTCGTCATGGCCGGCACGATGGGTGCGCTGTTGCGCATCTCGCTCGTGGGGCCTGGGGAGAAGGCGCCGGTGCGGTTGCTCACCGGAGCGGTCGGGCTCGGCCTGCTGGGCAACGTCGTGGGTGCGCTGGCCTATGACCCGTCGACCGGCGCACGCGCAAGCTGGACAGACATGGTCTACCTGGCCGCGTACGCGCTGCTGGGGTGTGCCGCGCTGCATCCCGGCGCGGGGGCGGTGACCGCCCCCGGCGAGCCGCCGGCCGACCGTCTCAGCCGCCGGAGACTCCTCATACTCGGCCTCATGGTCGGCCTCGCACCGCTGACCGTCGGGATCCGAGGGCTCCTCGGGCTGCCGATCGACGGGTTGATCTTGGCCTTCACGTCGGTCAGCATCGTCCCGCTCGTGATGATCCGCATCGAACGGCTGTCCAGCGCCCGGGACGAGGCTCAGCAGGCGCTGGTCAGCCTCGCCACCCGGGACGGCCTGACCGGCCTGCCGAACCGGGCAGCGGGCGAGGAGCACATCACCACGGAGTTGCGGCGCGGGCCGGGGGGATTGGCCGTGCTCTTCTGCGATCTGGACGGCTTCAAACCGGTGAACGACCGGCTCGGTCATGCGGCCGGCGACCGATTGCTGGCCGCCGTCGCCGACCGCCTGCGCGGATGTGTGCGCCAAGGCGACCTGGTCTTCCGCCTCGGCGGCGACGAATTTGTGATCGTCTGCCGGGGTGTTGACGCGCTGGACGAGATCTGCGCCCGGATCCGCGCTGTGGTGTCGACCCCGTTCCCGGTCGGCGGGCAGGTGCGGATCGGGGTCAGCGCCGGCTACGCGGTCGCCCGCGACAGCGACACCGCCAACGACCTGATCGGCCGGGCCGACCTGGCCATGTACGAGGCCAAACGGACCAAGAGGGTCGGCTCGCTCAGTGTGGCCGCGGCCTGA
- a CDS encoding aldehyde dehydrogenase family protein codes for MTDGPQVERTGPWTRLVVSTARQAQLQEVATALTYARAGAKAVARMPPADRADILDRAAAEAVHRRTELAELLALELGKPVKDGRGEIDRVADTFAVCAAEARRIGGEVLPVAGWGRGVGTTALTQRTPIGIALAITPFNAPANLLAHKLGASFAAGNTTLVKPPPQAPASSVAVVRLLLDCGLPPEAVQVLHGGAEVGAALSAASEVGVISFTGSPETGAAVARAAGAKRLVMELGGNAATIVCEDADIAAAARVCAATGYSNSGQSCISVQRIYVDRRRYDEFVDAFTREVEKLTVGDPSDPGTDVGSMVDDHAAERVVSWAREAVTGGASITTGGHRDGATVIPTVVAAPPADARLIRDEVFGAVVSVTAFDEFDQVLTTCNDSRYGLQAGLFTFDVRRIFTAWRELEVGGLVVNGSSNFRLDHVPFGGVKDSGFGRESPRWMIDDYTSVKTLLLRGIS; via the coding sequence GTGACCGATGGTCCGCAGGTCGAACGGACCGGCCCGTGGACCCGCCTGGTCGTCAGCACGGCACGCCAGGCCCAGCTGCAGGAGGTGGCGACTGCTCTGACGTACGCCCGGGCGGGAGCGAAGGCCGTCGCCCGCATGCCGCCCGCCGACCGTGCCGACATCCTCGATCGCGCCGCCGCCGAAGCCGTACACCGCCGTACCGAACTCGCCGAACTGCTCGCCCTGGAGCTCGGCAAACCGGTCAAGGACGGTCGCGGCGAGATCGACCGGGTCGCGGACACGTTCGCCGTGTGTGCCGCCGAGGCCCGCCGGATCGGGGGTGAGGTGCTGCCGGTCGCCGGCTGGGGACGTGGCGTCGGCACCACCGCGCTCACCCAGCGGACGCCGATCGGGATCGCGCTGGCCATCACCCCGTTCAACGCGCCCGCCAACCTCCTGGCGCACAAGCTCGGCGCCTCCTTCGCCGCCGGCAACACCACGCTGGTCAAACCCCCGCCGCAGGCGCCCGCATCGTCGGTTGCCGTGGTGCGACTGCTGCTCGACTGCGGGTTGCCACCCGAGGCGGTGCAGGTGTTGCACGGCGGTGCCGAGGTCGGTGCGGCCCTCAGCGCGGCGTCCGAGGTCGGCGTCATCAGCTTCACCGGCAGCCCGGAGACGGGCGCGGCCGTAGCTCGTGCGGCGGGGGCGAAACGTCTGGTCATGGAGCTCGGCGGGAACGCCGCGACGATCGTCTGCGAGGACGCGGACATCGCGGCGGCGGCCCGGGTGTGTGCCGCGACCGGGTACAGCAACTCGGGCCAGAGCTGCATCTCGGTGCAGCGCATCTACGTGGACCGGCGCCGCTACGACGAGTTCGTCGACGCGTTCACCCGCGAGGTCGAGAAGCTGACCGTCGGCGACCCCAGCGATCCCGGCACCGACGTCGGCTCGATGGTCGACGACCACGCCGCCGAACGGGTCGTCAGCTGGGCCCGCGAGGCGGTCACGGGTGGGGCGTCGATCACCACCGGCGGCCACCGTGACGGGGCCACGGTCATCCCCACGGTCGTGGCCGCACCACCGGCCGACGCGCGGTTGATCCGGGACGAGGTGTTCGGGGCGGTGGTCAGCGTGACCGCATTCGATGAGTTCGACCAGGTGCTGACAACCTGCAACGACAGCCGGTACGGCCTACAGGCGGGCCTGTTCACCTTCGACGTCCGCCGGATCTTCACCGCCTGGCGTGAACTGGAGGTCGGCGGTCTCGTCGTCAACGGCTCGTCGAACTTCCGCCTCGACCACGTCCCGTTCGGCGGCGTCAAGGACTCCGGGTTCGGCCGCGAGTCGCCACGCTGGATGATCGACGACTACACGTCGGTCAAGACGCTGCTCCTGCGCGGCATCTCTTAA